A DNA window from bacterium contains the following coding sequences:
- a CDS encoding S8 family serine peptidase, whose product MSPAARPWAPLALMLALTGCQAFSGATPGTSQSASPQVAGEVIVKFKPETSMRDREALRHAHGVQQVDAILPDTERWAIQGDATALRTRLSRDAAFEYAEPNYLRRTLAYEPPEATSQYLWYLRGTRGIDMNAAWNSASFATASQAVPPGKGVTIAVVDTGVDAEHPDLAPNIAKVPANLAENYPKLAARAATSSAGAPFYLDEVDGDTTLGTGNTSYAFKDGNGHGTHVAGILGAAGHNGGIVGVAPGVSILPVKVMRADGSGSDFTIAQGLKDAADAGADIINLSVGGPEPSQLLADVLAYGMAKGVTMVIASGNGYGPVFYPAAYAGVICVGSTSGKDGSPTSIPPYSNRGPEVSLVAPGGNNGIGDASKYNDGIYSTLPTYSFYEYQKGRLPLNYGVLTGTSMATPVVSGVAALVIADAKARGQKLSPAQVRARLIATAKPLVPSGFSNETGYGLVDPLKALQWSAAGGNQ is encoded by the coding sequence GTGTCCCCAGCCGCCCGTCCCTGGGCCCCGCTCGCCCTCATGCTCGCCCTCACGGGTTGCCAGGCTTTCTCGGGCGCCACGCCCGGGACCTCGCAATCGGCGAGCCCCCAGGTCGCAGGCGAGGTCATCGTCAAGTTCAAGCCCGAGACGAGCATGCGCGATCGCGAGGCCCTGCGGCACGCCCACGGCGTCCAGCAGGTGGACGCCATCCTGCCCGACACCGAGCGCTGGGCAATTCAAGGCGACGCGACTGCCCTGCGCACCCGCCTGAGCCGGGATGCGGCCTTCGAGTACGCCGAGCCCAACTACCTGCGCCGCACCTTGGCCTACGAGCCGCCCGAGGCTACGAGCCAGTACCTGTGGTACCTGCGCGGCACCCGCGGCATCGACATGAACGCCGCCTGGAACAGCGCGAGCTTCGCCACCGCCTCCCAGGCCGTCCCGCCCGGCAAGGGCGTGACCATCGCCGTAGTGGACACCGGGGTGGACGCGGAGCACCCGGATCTCGCCCCCAACATCGCGAAGGTCCCCGCGAACCTCGCCGAGAACTACCCCAAGCTCGCCGCCCGAGCGGCGACCTCCTCGGCGGGGGCCCCCTTCTACCTGGACGAGGTGGACGGCGACACCACCCTCGGCACCGGCAACACCTCCTACGCCTTCAAGGACGGCAACGGCCACGGCACCCATGTGGCAGGAATCCTGGGAGCAGCGGGCCACAACGGCGGCATCGTCGGGGTCGCCCCTGGCGTCTCGATCCTGCCCGTCAAGGTCATGCGCGCCGATGGCTCGGGCTCGGACTTCACGATCGCCCAGGGCCTCAAGGACGCCGCCGACGCCGGCGCCGACATCATCAACCTCTCGGTGGGCGGCCCCGAGCCCAGCCAGCTCTTGGCCGACGTGCTCGCCTACGGCATGGCCAAGGGCGTCACCATGGTGATCGCCTCGGGCAACGGCTACGGCCCCGTCTTCTATCCGGCGGCCTACGCGGGGGTGATCTGCGTCGGCTCCACCTCGGGCAAGGACGGCTCCCCCACCTCGATCCCCCCCTACAGCAACCGCGGCCCCGAAGTCTCGCTGGTCGCCCCCGGCGGCAACAACGGCATCGGTGATGCCAGCAAGTACAACGACGGGATCTACTCGACGCTGCCGACCTACAGCTTCTACGAGTACCAGAAGGGGCGCCTGCCCCTGAACTACGGCGTCCTGACGGGCACCTCCATGGCCACCCCAGTCGTGAGCGGCGTGGCGGCCCTCGTCATCGCCGACGCCAAGGCCCGCGGCCAGAAGCTCAGCCCCGCCCAGGTCCGCGCGCGCCTGATCGCAACGGCCAAGCCCCTCGTGCCGAGCGGCTTCAGCAACGAGACCGGCTACGGCCTGGTCGATCCCCTCAAGGCCCTCCAGTGGAGCGCCGCCGGAGGCAACCAGTGA
- a CDS encoding carboxypeptidase regulatory-like domain-containing protein gives MRRAILFGMLAALSGCCLFPSQPPAPTPSPTQAPGPAPSPVLNRQVFVSGPALVNGVLSVDVRRAGTSERLADATVTLIGPTPAWGITDLALAMRFDPLEAGTYALRVSAPGLATRLVTGLTVDPKTPIEQTVELSPQAGAISGTVTGPNGPIEGARITADESWTFSGADGRFTLEGLGAGTHALSIRKGLHTALTQQVSLNGADVALGNLALARQSSKPVVVFENDAQPFGSTTVGSALSALKSALGSDFTVSTNPADTADVRVVVSPRATFADGPTTERLRAFVASGGTLVLMGEWGGFGDYSPEGLNRIARPFGLAFSPDLVRTTANPSQPGWIKVTALDLPALHAMPTGVTFYEACSIFAPPTTRAVARAGDGGYRIAAGGSGPALAVAQPYGQGLVLAVGDTSAWSAGYITGEPPGGGAPGQTNNLGFVLNLFKW, from the coding sequence ATGCGCCGTGCGATCCTCTTCGGCATGCTCGCCGCCCTCTCGGGCTGCTGCCTCTTCCCGAGCCAACCGCCAGCCCCCACTCCCAGCCCCACCCAGGCCCCCGGCCCGGCCCCGAGTCCCGTGCTCAATCGCCAGGTCTTCGTAAGCGGCCCCGCCCTGGTCAACGGCGTCCTGAGCGTCGACGTGCGCCGCGCCGGCACCTCGGAGCGCCTCGCGGACGCCACTGTGACGCTCATCGGCCCGACCCCCGCCTGGGGCATCACCGACCTTGCGCTCGCCATGCGCTTCGACCCGCTGGAGGCCGGCACCTACGCGCTGCGCGTCTCGGCCCCGGGGCTTGCGACCCGCCTGGTCACGGGCCTCACGGTGGATCCCAAGACTCCCATCGAGCAGACCGTCGAGCTCTCGCCCCAAGCAGGCGCCATCAGCGGCACGGTCACGGGCCCCAACGGCCCCATCGAGGGTGCCCGCATCACCGCGGACGAGAGCTGGACCTTCTCGGGCGCCGACGGGCGCTTCACCCTCGAAGGCCTGGGGGCGGGCACCCACGCCCTCAGCATTCGCAAGGGGCTCCATACCGCCCTGACCCAGCAGGTCTCGCTGAACGGCGCGGACGTCGCCCTCGGCAACCTCGCCCTCGCGCGCCAGAGCAGCAAGCCCGTCGTGGTCTTCGAGAACGATGCCCAGCCCTTCGGTTCGACCACCGTGGGCAGCGCGCTCTCCGCGCTCAAGTCGGCCCTCGGCTCGGACTTCACCGTCTCGACCAACCCGGCGGACACTGCCGACGTGCGCGTGGTCGTCAGCCCGCGCGCCACCTTCGCGGACGGCCCGACCACCGAGCGCCTGCGCGCCTTCGTGGCCTCGGGCGGCACCCTGGTCCTGATGGGCGAGTGGGGCGGCTTCGGGGACTACTCGCCCGAGGGGCTCAACCGCATCGCCCGACCCTTCGGCCTCGCCTTCTCGCCCGATCTGGTCCGCACCACGGCCAACCCCTCCCAGCCGGGCTGGATCAAGGTGACCGCCCTCGACCTGCCCGCCCTGCATGCCATGCCGACCGGGGTCACCTTCTACGAAGCCTGCTCGATCTTCGCCCCTCCCACCACGCGCGCCGTGGCCCGTGCAGGCGACGGGGGCTACCGCATCGCCGCCGGCGGCAGCGGCCCGGCGCTCGCCGTCGCCCAGCCCTACGGACAAGGCCTGGTGCTCGCCGTGGGAGACACCTCGGCATGGAGCGCGGGCTACATCACCGGAGAACCGCCCGGGGGCGGGGCTCCTGGCCAGACGAACAACCTCGGATTTGTGCTAAACTTGTTCAAATGGTAG
- a CDS encoding protein kinase: MICSNCQTDNNVENRFCCDCGKPLKGAVTATHSSSHVTQPAGSVGSGGLLSPSTLLQDRYRITQLVGQGGMGAVYLANDTRFSSKVCVVKEMLDHFADSEQRETAMQNFYREADMLASLKHNSIPEVFDRFTESNRHYIVMEYINGSDLEARICEQANQPFDEKSVIGWAIQVCDVLSYLHHQKPPIIFRDMKPANLMLTEFGKIYLVDFGIARFFNPTARGTMIGTQGYAPPEQYRGQVEPRTDLYALGATMHYMLTGRDPQNEAPFSFPPVRQLNPDVSDATEELVMRALDSDIEKRYASADDMLVALIRVGGEATNAVRTCPHCGEQISKGRQFCPHCRNYIAAHHASTSSQIYRAATGHLGRPKATGRTERPAIPQRLWIAGAAVSAALVVAGGVWWALAR, encoded by the coding sequence TTGATCTGCTCCAACTGCCAGACGGATAACAACGTCGAGAACCGCTTCTGCTGCGACTGCGGCAAGCCCCTCAAGGGGGCGGTCACCGCGACCCACTCGAGCTCGCACGTCACTCAGCCCGCGGGCTCCGTGGGCTCGGGCGGTCTGCTGTCGCCCTCGACCCTTTTGCAGGACCGCTACCGCATCACCCAGCTCGTCGGGCAGGGCGGGATGGGCGCCGTCTACCTGGCCAACGACACCCGCTTCTCGAGCAAGGTCTGCGTCGTCAAGGAGATGCTCGACCACTTCGCCGATAGCGAACAGCGTGAGACGGCGATGCAGAACTTCTACCGCGAAGCGGACATGCTCGCCAGCCTCAAGCACAACTCCATCCCCGAGGTCTTCGACCGCTTCACCGAGTCGAACCGCCACTACATCGTGATGGAGTACATCAACGGCTCGGACCTGGAAGCCCGGATCTGCGAGCAGGCCAACCAGCCCTTCGACGAGAAGAGCGTGATCGGCTGGGCCATCCAGGTCTGCGACGTGCTGAGCTACCTGCACCACCAGAAGCCGCCCATCATCTTCCGGGACATGAAGCCCGCCAACCTCATGCTCACCGAGTTCGGCAAGATCTACCTGGTCGACTTCGGCATCGCGCGCTTCTTCAATCCCACCGCCCGCGGCACCATGATCGGCACCCAGGGCTACGCGCCCCCCGAGCAGTACCGCGGCCAGGTCGAGCCCCGCACCGACCTCTACGCGCTGGGCGCGACCATGCACTACATGCTCACCGGGCGCGACCCGCAGAACGAGGCCCCTTTCTCGTTCCCGCCCGTGCGCCAGCTGAACCCCGACGTCTCGGACGCCACCGAGGAGCTCGTCATGCGCGCCCTCGACTCGGACATCGAAAAGCGCTACGCCTCGGCCGACGACATGCTGGTCGCCCTGATCCGGGTGGGCGGCGAGGCGACCAACGCCGTGCGCACCTGCCCCCACTGCGGGGAGCAGATCTCCAAGGGCCGTCAGTTCTGCCCTCACTGCCGCAACTACATCGCCGCCCACCACGCCTCCACGTCAAGCCAGATCTACCGGGCCGCCACGGGCCACCTCGGACGCCCCAAGGCCACCGGCCGGACCGAGCGCCCCGCCATCCCCCAGCGCCTCTGGATCGCGGGAGCCGCCGTCTCGGCCGCCCTCGTCGTCGCCGGCGGCGTCTGGTGGGCGCTCGCCCGTTAA
- a CDS encoding Stp1/IreP family PP2C-type Ser/Thr phosphatase translates to MTSPRSDRGSATSPLAPLGAETLLANRYVVERFLEYKNGANLYRAIDQATGFVVIVKEKEDEDSTSALPESEWAEKAWDNPWQNEFLILRSVSYPTVVKALDIFKASDRAYLVIEQLEGRDLAYLLRNGAAITVQQSLDWMIQLCQSIGQLHRRQILHLDLQPRYVVVTPDSQRVRLTGFHRAAILPCPTPTDSTPGYSPPEQFGYLSGKVDERSDIYALGALWHYLLTGNSPESYWPNEETRFNLPDISAFNEAIHPQIERIVRKMLAPDPDDRYSTVQELKAHLLALINNPQRRAGHCSDVGIIRAGNEDSLAVFDLTFTTQSTQSGLGLYVVADGMGGVNAGEIASALAVDAVTSHVQEALVNLNEGVDDPSQEIRAAMQQAIKNANARIYETGRHNQDLSGMGTTVTAALVFGQNVFIGHVGDSRAYLINREGIEKVSRDHSLVGRLVEIGQITLEEAAIHPQRNLIYRSLGTYPNVEVDLYQRPLKIGDWLLLCSDGLTGHVADEELQEVVINTSDPNLAARRLVNLANQRGGEDNITVVLVNLAEYT, encoded by the coding sequence ATGACCTCGCCTCGTTCCGACCGCGGCTCCGCCACCAGCCCTCTCGCGCCGCTCGGCGCCGAGACCCTGCTCGCCAACCGCTACGTGGTCGAGCGCTTCCTCGAATACAAGAACGGCGCCAACCTCTACCGGGCGATCGACCAGGCCACGGGCTTCGTGGTGATCGTCAAGGAGAAGGAGGACGAGGACAGCACCAGCGCCCTGCCCGAGAGCGAATGGGCGGAGAAGGCCTGGGACAACCCCTGGCAAAACGAGTTCCTCATCCTGCGCTCGGTCTCGTACCCGACCGTGGTCAAGGCCCTCGACATCTTCAAGGCGAGCGATCGCGCCTACCTGGTGATCGAGCAGCTCGAAGGCCGCGACCTGGCCTACCTCCTGCGCAACGGCGCCGCCATCACTGTCCAGCAGTCCTTGGACTGGATGATCCAGCTGTGCCAGTCCATCGGCCAGCTCCACCGCCGGCAGATCCTGCACCTAGATCTGCAGCCGCGCTACGTGGTCGTCACCCCCGACTCCCAGCGGGTCCGCCTCACGGGCTTCCATCGGGCGGCCATCCTGCCCTGCCCGACGCCCACCGACTCGACGCCCGGCTACTCGCCGCCCGAGCAGTTCGGCTACCTGTCGGGCAAGGTCGACGAGCGCTCGGATATCTACGCCCTGGGCGCCTTATGGCACTACCTGCTCACCGGCAACTCGCCCGAGAGCTACTGGCCCAACGAAGAGACCCGCTTCAACCTGCCGGACATCAGCGCGTTCAACGAGGCGATCCACCCGCAGATCGAGCGGATCGTCCGCAAGATGCTCGCGCCGGATCCCGACGACCGCTACTCGACGGTGCAGGAGCTCAAGGCGCACCTGCTCGCCCTGATCAACAACCCCCAGCGCCGGGCCGGCCACTGCTCCGACGTGGGCATCATCCGGGCGGGCAACGAGGACAGCCTCGCGGTCTTCGACCTGACCTTCACCACCCAGTCCACCCAGTCGGGGCTCGGCCTGTACGTGGTCGCCGACGGCATGGGCGGGGTCAACGCGGGCGAGATCGCGAGTGCCTTGGCCGTGGACGCCGTGACCTCCCACGTGCAGGAGGCGCTGGTCAACCTCAACGAAGGGGTGGATGACCCGAGCCAGGAAATCCGCGCGGCCATGCAGCAGGCCATCAAGAACGCCAACGCCCGCATCTACGAGACCGGCCGCCACAACCAGGACCTCTCGGGGATGGGCACCACCGTCACCGCGGCTTTGGTCTTCGGGCAGAACGTCTTCATCGGGCACGTGGGCGACAGCCGCGCCTACCTGATCAACCGCGAGGGCATCGAGAAGGTCTCGCGCGATCACAGTCTCGTCGGGCGCCTGGTCGAGATCGGCCAGATCACCCTGGAAGAGGCGGCGATCCACCCCCAGCGCAACCTGATCTACCGCTCGCTCGGCACTTACCCGAACGTCGAGGTGGACCTCTACCAGCGCCCCCTCAAGATCGGCGATTGGCTGCTGCTGTGCAGCGACGGCCTGACGGGCCACGTCGCCGACGAGGAGCTGCAAGAGGTGGTCATCAACACGAGCGACCCCAACCTCGCGGCCCGCAGGCTCGTGAACCTCGCCAACCAGCGCGGCGGCGAGGACAACATCACCGTCGTGCTGGTCAACCTCGCCGAATACACCTAG
- a CDS encoding FHA domain-containing protein has product MSDTTNSIAATVKLVITRGGTVGKEFAVETGGETLIGRWDPDGGAFPEVDLTSDDPEAKISRKHARIFIENGEFFVEDLGSLNGTYVNRGPRLLPGSPQALKDGDEIVMGKTFFKFHQA; this is encoded by the coding sequence ATGAGCGACACCACGAATTCCATCGCCGCTACGGTCAAGCTGGTCATCACCCGCGGCGGGACCGTGGGCAAAGAGTTCGCCGTCGAGACCGGCGGCGAGACGCTGATCGGCCGCTGGGACCCGGACGGCGGCGCCTTCCCCGAGGTCGACCTGACCTCGGACGACCCCGAGGCCAAGATCTCGCGCAAGCACGCCCGGATCTTCATCGAGAACGGCGAGTTCTTCGTCGAGGACCTCGGCAGCCTCAACGGCACCTACGTCAACCGCGGCCCGCGCCTCTTGCCCGGCAGCCCCCAGGCGCTCAAGGACGGCGACGAGATCGTCATGGGCAAGACCTTCTTCAAGTTCCACCAGGCATAG
- a CDS encoding FHA domain-containing protein, giving the protein MSVCTACNHENQSGVQFCDECGAKLELTATIPPSESAASYPQPGTGGEPASYRAKLVITRGGTVGKEFAVEASGETQIGRWDPDGGAFPEIDLTSDDAEAKISRKHARIFVQDGEYYVEDLGSLNGTYVNRGPRLMPGSPQLVKANDEVVMGKTFFKLLEA; this is encoded by the coding sequence ATGAGCGTCTGCACCGCTTGCAACCATGAAAACCAGTCGGGCGTCCAGTTCTGCGACGAGTGTGGCGCGAAGCTGGAGCTGACGGCGACCATTCCCCCGTCGGAGTCCGCCGCCTCGTACCCCCAGCCGGGCACGGGCGGGGAGCCTGCGAGCTACCGCGCCAAGCTGGTCATCACCCGCGGCGGCACGGTGGGCAAGGAGTTCGCCGTCGAGGCTTCGGGCGAGACCCAGATCGGTCGTTGGGATCCGGACGGCGGCGCCTTCCCCGAGATCGATTTGACCTCGGATGACGCCGAAGCCAAGATCTCGCGCAAGCACGCCCGGATCTTCGTCCAGGACGGCGAGTACTACGTCGAAGACCTCGGCAGCCTCAACGGCACCTACGTCAACCGCGGCCCGCGGCTGATGCCGGGCAGCCCCCAGCTGGTCAAGGCCAACGACGAGGTCGTCATGGGCAAGACCTTCTTCAAGCTGCTCGAAGCCTAA
- a CDS encoding recombinase family protein — protein sequence MSKVVGYIWMHPDAISTEKVKAERNAIEAYCAAHNLALGGMQVDAGALGNALERPEMKAIAEKSEITVVVASMVSLGRRFHDVATVLAEFNHKDIRFISVQENIDTGRPDGQQLLKLFVTIPQVASWVRPPKQGAETKVFVRSREVLHNGGTCPYGYTLDEMTNQFVVNATEAAVVQRIFRERAAGRSLRQIANDLTRDAIATKRGGRWQANTVKTILENVFYTGDYQCQGRLYPNDHEAVIAKTLFAEVNSAQEILQVC from the coding sequence ATGAGCAAGGTTGTCGGTTACATCTGGATGCACCCCGATGCCATCAGCACCGAGAAGGTGAAGGCCGAGCGCAACGCCATCGAAGCCTACTGCGCCGCCCACAACCTGGCCCTCGGCGGGATGCAGGTGGACGCCGGTGCCCTGGGCAACGCCCTCGAGCGCCCCGAGATGAAGGCCATCGCCGAGAAGTCGGAGATCACGGTCGTCGTCGCCTCGATGGTCAGCCTCGGCCGCCGCTTCCACGACGTCGCCACCGTGCTCGCCGAGTTCAACCACAAGGACATTCGCTTCATCAGCGTCCAGGAGAACATCGACACCGGCCGTCCCGACGGTCAGCAGCTGCTCAAGCTCTTCGTGACCATTCCCCAGGTCGCCAGCTGGGTCCGTCCTCCCAAGCAGGGCGCCGAGACCAAGGTTTTCGTCCGCAGCCGCGAAGTGCTCCACAACGGCGGCACCTGCCCCTACGGCTACACCCTCGACGAGATGACCAACCAGTTCGTCGTCAACGCCACCGAGGCCGCCGTCGTCCAGCGCATCTTCCGCGAGCGCGCCGCGGGCCGCAGCCTCCGCCAGATCGCCAACGACCTCACCCGTGACGCGATCGCCACCAAGCGCGGCGGCCGTTGGCAGGCCAACACCGTCAAGACCATCCTCGAGAACGTCTTCTACACCGGCGATTACCAGTGCCAGGGCCGCCTCTACCCCAACGACCACGAGGCCGTCATCGCCAAGACCCTCTTCGCCGAAGTCAACTCGGCCCAGGAAATCCTCCAGGTCTGCTAA
- a CDS encoding endonuclease MutS2, with product MLEWPRVVELLAERATTEAGKDRCKAIEIHTDLDAVSHALRLTTEAKDLLRETQTFPMGGLQDLRGAIRRLDQGADLDGHELTAIAHTLVAARRLKSFLSDHDEEFPALAELAVPIVPLPKLTDEILRCFDPSGEVADHASPELGVIRRKLHEAQGEIRTRLQRMLRSHASALQETIITMRGERFVLPVRADAKGQVPGIVHDQSSTGMTLFIEPMAVLDLNNQVAKAHLDERDEIARILARLTQLVSANSEEIRWTLEAIAEIDFTYAKARLSMALDGHHPRLDREGATVLYGARHPLLVARGLDPEAKPAKVVPIDVSVGDRHQVVVITGPNTGGKTVTLKTLGLVTLMTQAGLHPPVAPGSQVAVFRKVFADIGDEQSLQQNLSTFSGHMRNIIRITTYADHRTLVLLDELGAGTDPQEGAALARALIDVFIERGSRLVATTHYGELKLLAYERSGIINASVEFDVKSLSPTYRLLMGVPGQSNAITIASALGLPPVVASSAKEYLRRGKDDAAEVISRLEAEQHAAAVARADADRKLAEAERMRAEYEAKLANWAQERKDLREKARETLNQELEGARSEIAAVTRELQGVRTAQTAQKAHDRISKLKHRMQKPERPSNAVNPRTLLVGDRVFLPRLNQTGIVQALPDSGGEVVLQIGIMKVTAKLAELQIEPKGGGKATKPASGKPAAMEPQTFKPSKKAGRGGGEEPGRQAGMELDLRGMMVHEAIVELDNFLDTAMEADLKSVWIIHGGGTGALRKGIREHLRTSPYAASFRSGGHGEGGDGVTVVQLA from the coding sequence ATGCTCGAGTGGCCCCGCGTCGTGGAGCTGCTCGCCGAACGCGCCACCACCGAGGCCGGTAAGGATCGCTGCAAGGCGATCGAGATTCACACCGACTTGGACGCCGTCTCCCACGCGCTGCGCCTGACCACCGAGGCCAAGGACCTGCTGCGCGAGACCCAGACCTTCCCCATGGGCGGTCTCCAGGATCTGCGCGGCGCCATCCGCCGCCTGGACCAGGGCGCGGACCTCGACGGCCACGAGCTGACGGCGATCGCCCACACCCTGGTCGCTGCTCGCCGCCTCAAGAGCTTCCTTTCCGACCACGACGAGGAGTTCCCGGCGCTCGCTGAGCTGGCCGTGCCGATCGTGCCCCTGCCCAAGCTGACCGACGAGATCTTGCGCTGCTTCGACCCGTCTGGCGAGGTGGCCGACCACGCGAGCCCCGAGCTCGGCGTCATCCGCCGCAAGCTGCACGAGGCCCAGGGCGAGATCCGCACCCGGCTCCAGCGCATGCTGCGATCGCACGCGAGTGCGCTGCAGGAGACGATCATCACCATGCGCGGCGAGCGCTTCGTCCTGCCTGTGCGCGCGGACGCCAAGGGCCAGGTGCCGGGCATCGTCCACGACCAGTCCTCGACCGGCATGACCCTCTTCATCGAGCCCATGGCGGTGCTCGACCTCAACAACCAGGTCGCCAAGGCCCACCTGGACGAGCGGGACGAAATCGCCCGGATCCTCGCGCGCCTGACCCAGCTGGTCTCGGCCAACAGCGAGGAGATCCGCTGGACCCTCGAGGCCATCGCCGAGATCGACTTCACCTACGCCAAGGCGCGCCTCTCCATGGCCCTCGACGGCCACCATCCTCGCCTCGACCGCGAGGGCGCGACGGTCCTGTACGGCGCGCGCCACCCCTTGCTCGTCGCGCGGGGCCTCGACCCCGAGGCCAAGCCCGCCAAGGTCGTCCCCATCGACGTGAGCGTGGGCGATCGCCACCAGGTGGTCGTCATCACCGGCCCCAACACCGGCGGCAAGACCGTCACCCTCAAGACCCTGGGCCTGGTCACCCTCATGACCCAGGCGGGCCTGCACCCGCCGGTCGCGCCCGGCTCCCAGGTGGCGGTGTTCCGCAAGGTCTTCGCCGACATCGGCGACGAGCAGAGCCTCCAGCAGAACCTCTCGACCTTCTCCGGGCACATGCGCAACATCATCCGGATCACCACCTACGCCGACCATCGGACGCTGGTGCTCCTGGACGAGCTGGGCGCGGGCACCGATCCCCAGGAAGGGGCAGCACTCGCTCGGGCCCTCATCGACGTCTTCATCGAGCGTGGCAGCCGGCTGGTGGCGACCACCCACTACGGCGAGCTGAAGCTCTTGGCCTACGAGCGCTCCGGCATCATCAACGCCTCGGTGGAGTTCGACGTCAAGAGCCTCTCGCCGACCTACCGCCTCTTGATGGGCGTGCCGGGCCAGTCCAACGCGATCACCATCGCCTCGGCCCTCGGCCTGCCGCCGGTGGTGGCATCCTCGGCCAAGGAGTACCTGCGCCGCGGCAAGGACGACGCCGCCGAGGTCATCTCGCGCCTTGAAGCCGAGCAGCATGCCGCGGCGGTCGCGCGTGCCGACGCGGATCGCAAGCTCGCCGAGGCCGAGCGGATGCGCGCTGAGTACGAGGCCAAGCTCGCTAACTGGGCGCAGGAGCGCAAGGACCTGCGCGAGAAGGCCCGCGAGACCCTCAACCAGGAGCTCGAGGGCGCCCGCTCGGAGATCGCCGCGGTCACCCGCGAGCTGCAAGGCGTTCGGACGGCCCAGACCGCCCAGAAGGCCCACGACCGGATCAGCAAGCTCAAGCACCGCATGCAGAAGCCTGAGCGCCCCTCCAACGCGGTCAACCCGCGCACCCTCTTGGTGGGCGATCGCGTCTTCTTGCCGCGCCTCAACCAGACCGGGATCGTCCAGGCCCTGCCGGACTCCGGCGGCGAGGTCGTGCTCCAGATCGGGATCATGAAGGTGACCGCCAAGCTCGCCGAGTTGCAGATCGAGCCCAAGGGCGGCGGCAAGGCTACCAAGCCCGCGAGCGGCAAGCCGGCTGCGATGGAGCCTCAGACCTTCAAGCCCTCCAAGAAGGCGGGACGCGGGGGCGGCGAGGAGCCCGGCCGTCAGGCCGGCATGGAACTTGATCTCCGCGGCATGATGGTCCACGAGGCGATCGTCGAGCTGGACAACTTCCTCGACACGGCCATGGAGGCCGATCTCAAGAGCGTCTGGATCATCCACGGCGGTGGCACCGGCGCCCTGCGCAAGGGGATCCGCGAGCACCTGCGGACCAGTCCTTACGCCGCCTCGTTCCGATCGGGCGGGCACGGCGAGGGCGGTGACGGGGTCACGGTCGTCCAGCTCGCCTAG